CTTTTAAAGTTCTGGGGGGTAGACAGTGCTGTAATTGTGAATATGGCTATCTTAAAGTTACTTTAATATGTCAAAGGTATTTACAATTGAATAAAATGAGGGAAAACTGCATAGATATTGAAAGAGATATTGTGTACATTTAAGAGTCACTTAAAAAGTCTGAAACACTCTTTAAAGTCTTGATTGAGAACTCTAAGAGAGCTTAAAAATGGTACAGCCATGGAATTTCATGAGTTTTAGAAATCACAAAGGTGAGAAGAGAAAGTAAACACCTTGACTAAAAGTTACACACTGTTGATATTTGGATGAATCTAAGcattgaaatgattttttaaataaaaaatatcttTATACAGCTAGATTAATTTAAGGAGAGCAATGTGATACGTTTTAAATCCTGAGGATAGGACAAGGTGAAGTGTAAGCCACCTAAGGGAAGATTCATATTAACACACACTGTAAACAAGTACATGATCTAGGATAAGAAATGTGTGGAAGAGTTTAAAAACCACTGTTACATTCTATATGTTTAATTTGGATGTGCATAAAGTATTCAAAATGGTTTTATCCTGACTTTTATTCCTGAAATGGAAAAGTCTATATATGCACAATTTTATGCATGTTGTTAAGTTTCACTGTGCTCAAAGGGATTTATTCAAGGATTgcaactcaaaaacttttttagATTCAGCATAAAAATGATAGATTTCCATGATTAGTGTATGTAAACCAGATTTCAAAGTGCCCAAGATTCCAGGATTGGAGGCTTCCTTAAGTTCACAAAATTAATTCGGGAAGCTATACTTGCTAGAAAACTGAacatccttaaaggtaaagggacccctgaccattaggtccagttgtgaccgactggggttgcagcgctcatctcactttattggccgagggagccggcgtacagcttctgtctcttttgaatatttattaaattttccaattttttaaacaaacaaacaaacacaaaacaaaccgaaacattaaacaaaagcataaagttcataaaccatacttttagataacaaatttctcagacctcctcatacttctccttcttgtatcccaattaagattatttgttcagcaaatccttcatttaaagcattacagcttgtaacattaccttatttttcaaaccctttttccccccatctatgttcttatatatcattacagctagaaacctctcaatttcaatccagcaccatctaacttttattttacaatatttctgtaaatagtccttgaattttttccaatcttcttcagccgactcttctccctggtcacggattctgctcgtcaattctgccagtcccatacagtcaatcagtttcatctgccattcttccagagtgggtagatcttgcgtcttccaatactttgcgatgagtattcttgctgctgttgtagcatacatataaaaagttctgtccttctttggcaccacttggccgaccatgcccaggagaaaggcctctggtttcttcaagaaggtatatttaaatacccttttcaattcattatatatcatttcccagaaagccttaatcctagggcacgtccaccaaaggtgaaagaatgtaccttcagtttccttacatttccaacatttattatcgggcaaatgatagatttttgcaagcttgactggggtcatgtaccacctacatatcattttcataatattctcttaaggcattacatgccgtaaatttaatcccggtggtccacaactgttcccagtcagcaaacataatattatgtccaacgtcttgtgcccatttaatcattacagatttaaccgtctcatcctgagtattccattgcagcagcaagttgtacatttttgacaaggtcttagtccggcgtacagcttctgggacatgtggcctgcatgactaagctgcttctggcaaatcagagcaacgcacagaaacgccgtttaccttcccgcgggagcggtacctatttatctacttgcactttcacatgctttcgaactgctaggttggcaggagcagggaccgagcaatgggagctcaccctgtcacggagatttgaaccgccaaccttctgatcggccagtcctaggctctgtggtttaacccacagcgccacccgcgtccctatgaacATCCTTACTTGTTCTCATATAACAGCAACGTGATAGATCTCTTGATGAGTGAAACATGATAATGCAAGGTGGCATGCCTGCTCAGGAAACATTCAACTTGATCCATACCTTCCATTTTTAAACCAGCAAGTGTGCAAAACACAATGCAAATCAGATAATGGAATGAATATTGGAGTGCATGTTCAAGATACAATTGTGCGTTTCAGATTCAAAATCTATGTCCTGGACACTTTTTCAAGACAGTTTGTCATGACCTAGGTATCCAACTCCATCCTCAGGGGAAGATGCCTTGGGTTTAGGTGGTAGCTCAATTAGGAGGATTTGCATTCCCATTTAATTTGCATAATCCACATGCCACCCTCAAAGAACACTAATCCTGATGCTTCCTGTGAATTCCAAGTTTAGCCAATACAAGGATAATTCAATAAATTGGGCTCCAGGTCACCCCACTTGGGGACACAGATgatttattttagtattttggGGTGGGTGAATCAATTGTACTTTTGGTTATTCCTCTTTCCCCACCCAGTACTTCCTCAGTGTtttcagtttacagtggtacctcgggttaagtacttaattcgttccggaggtccgtacttaacctgaaactgttcttaacctgaagcaccactttagctaatggggcctcctgctgctgccgcgccactggggcacgatttctgttctcatcctgaaacaaagttcttaacctgaagcactatttctgggttagcggagtctgtaacctgaagcgtatgtaacccgaggtaccactgtatttccatccaTGTTCGTAACATTTTCCTGAGCAATCCTAAAAGATAGATCCCtgagatttgcacaaaaccagagaactgcacaagcaaaccacattaaaaaaatttttttatgtgatttgcttgtgcagaggtttctgttttgttctttttgcaaTTCTGAAGAATCAAGTGGGGATACACCAGATACTCTGAAGCAATCTGAAAAGGGGGTCTAGAGTCACTGGGGGGCCAAACactcttctgcagatcttctagGACCGTCGCCTGGATCTGACTACACATTCTCCATACCCATGACCCCTTAGCTATGacacttagaatcacagaattgtaggttTGGGAggaaccctgagagtcatctggtccaccccgctgcagtgcaggaatctccgctatagaaagcacccatgacagatggctatccaaccttcTGTAAAAAAGCTCCAAAAAcctcactgtcaaacagctcttactgtcatcttcctgatgtttagttggaatctcctttcttataacttgaagccattggtttaagTCCTACCCTACAAAGCAGGAGTAAACCAGtttgtttcctcttccatgtgacagcctatgagatgaagatggctatctcctctcagtatcctcttctccaggcttaacatatccagctccttcaactcttccttataaggcttggttcctagtcccttgatcattttggttgccctacaCTGGGTGGGGGTCACACCTCCCCAAATCAAGGCCCTCCTAGATGGCCATGCTAAGGCTAGTCAGGAGTACATTCTATCAATTTTGGCTGATATACCAGCTTCCTGGAAAGAGGTCTAAAATATTGACTActgcaaaaaaagcaaacaataataaaatcatcacacCATTAAAAAAACTAGGGAaggtttattttaaataaataaataaatagtgcaaGGAACATGTAATGCCTCTTCTCTTTAACATTCATTGTTTCCTGGCTAATATCTGGGTGCCCTTTATGCTCTGAGCCGAAGCAGAAAACGGGATTGCAAAGAGGTTTTCGTTTCTGGATATCGAAGAACTGGAACATTATGGACAAAAGAGCTCGTTCAAGTCCGTGGGTGCTGCAACCCGCCCTGAGGCGTTATCGTGAAGGGCGGGTAAGAaacggaataaataaataaaaaggaaggaaggaaggcagcatCTGAACCGGTTCGAGGAGATCCTTCAGAGATGCAGGACTTGCGTGGGCACGACGAGGCGCCCTTCATTCAGAGCACGAGCGCCTTGGCGGGCGGGCAAGGGAAATCCTCGCGTGGCTTTCACGCGCCAGGAACAAAGAGCAGCCCTGCCTTAGCGAGATGAGCAGGAAGCGCGCAGCCAGAAATGCGGGGCGGTTCGTCCGCCGGCCGCCGCGACTGACTGGCCTCAGCTCGGCGTCCCTCCTCAGATTCTTCCGAGGGAGCCCGACACGCGCGCCTTCCCACGGCGACCCGTGAGAGCCTGGCACAAGGCCCGAGGGCGCCCGCCATAGTGCCAACCCTCTGCTGGAGCAGAGGGCAGGAAGGGCCGAGCCCTGCGTCGCGGGCAGCGGCGGGCCGGGTACGCTGTGCTCCCAAGAGCCTCGAGTGAACGtccggggtgggggggcagggctCCAGGGAGGGCCTCGGAAGCACGAGCAGCGTAAAACAACCGACCTCCGCTCGTCAGGGAGCGTGTGCGTTTTTGGGACGACAGTTGAGGGGGAGAAGTGGGGAAAAAGGCGCGGAAGTTCATTCACGTAGCCGCGAGCTACCTCAGGCGCAGCTTCACCGGGCAAGCGCGAAAGGGAACAGGacaggagggagggggcagaggcGAGCCGCGGGCACGTGACAGCCTGCAGGCGAGTAGGAGGAGGAGGTGCGCGGGCCCGCACGGCGCGTGCGCCGCTCGAGGCGCGCCGGCGACGTCACATGGGTGCGTGCGCACGTTCTGTCCGTCGGGTAACACGATTTTTGACTGTGAacatagaaggaggaggaggggtgaggGGTTTCTACCCGCCCTGCTCACAATCTCACGGTAACTGACGGGGAAGGGGAACGCCTCGCTCTTATTTACCCGCGCGCTCGCTCGCGCGCGTGCCCCAGAAGTGACTCGAGCGCAGTTTTCCGCGTGTCCCGCACATCACCTGCCAGCTGAGAAAATCAACACCCCTTCGCGGGAGGCCGTGAGCGAGCGAGAGGGCGGGCGGGATCGAAgcctcggaggaggaggaggaggggcgggAACTCTGAGGCGGCGCGCGCGCGCGGTTCCTCGCGTGTCAGGGAGGCTCCTCGGCGCCACGCGGGGGCTGGGAGTTCGAGGCGCCTCCGCGTGCCGTGTGAAGCTGCGCTGCGGCTGCGCTGTTCCCGGGTAAGCGGCTGCGCCGAGGCAGAAGGCGAGGGCGAGGCGGATCCCGGGCGGCTTCGGGATGGGAGGCTTCGGCTCGCGTCCAGCCGCGCCGGGGGCCGGTGGGGCGCTGCGCCCCTTGCTCTTCGGGTCGGGCACGTGCATGCCGAGCTCCCGAGTAGGCCGCCTAGTTTGGGAAGCTTCGGGGCCTTTCTGACTTTCGCCCCGCTCGCTGCCGCcgctttccctctctttctctttcctcccccgcCCCTCGTCCTCGGCAGCGTTATGGCGGTTTCGCCGTCCATGTTGGTAGCATATGTTCCTTCGGCTGGCGGCTTGCGAAGCTGCGCTTAGGGCAGAGTGGGGAAGCGGAGACGGGGCTTCGCCTCGGAGGGCGATCCTGACGGGATTCCTGCGGGTCGCTTCCTACGGGAGCACGTGACTGCCCGGGAGCTTTCAGGTTGAAATGTCAACAAACGCGGGCATGGACCTCGATTGCGCTTTCGCACAGACTTGATGATGTTGGCGAGTCCTGTGAAAACCTCCGTAACGCCGCAGCCCTTTACTAGGAAGTAAGTAACGCTTACTTCCAGGCCAATCGCGTTTAGGTTCATTTTGACAGGTGTGAAATGCTGGCATGGAAGTTATATTCTGGCTCATACGTCATTTCTGAAAGGCAAaacattctccaattctccccTCTCCCCGCTATTCATTATTGCTTAATGGAGGAGAGGAAAGATTCAAAGTGTGAATGTTGTTGTTATGATTTATCGGCAAGCCAGTATTAATCCCAGACAACCCCAGTGTAGGAAGTAAAATATGAATAAACTTTAGCAGCCTTGTGACTGTGTTTGCAAACTCCATCGCAGTGGTTGGTTATGTGTTGTGTGTGTACAGCTCTTGACATGCTTTATTGCAAGCTAATTTTACAAATGTTTACAAAATAGATAAAatctatacatttttgtacagtcTCCCACCCCAACATTTTATAACTTATTAATacaacatttttatcccacctttcttttaaggcactcaaggtggtgtacattatTTCACCTCCATGTtactctcacaacaaccctatgaggcgCGTTAGGCTGAGacgtagtgactggcccaaggtcacccagtgagcttcatggttgagtagggatttgaacaccAGTTTTCCAGGTTGGAAACAATATAACAAGTACTTTAGGGTTGGTGGATTCTGCAGTTGTGTGTGACAGAGCTCTGATAGTGGCAGTAAATACAGCCCAGAGCCATCTTTCTCTGGAATACAATCGGTTGAGTTGAATGGATTTGTTCTAGagtaaatattttgttttatattagTGTTGATATACTAACAAATTTCAACAAATGGAAAATTGCTACACAATTACATTTCTTGTACTAAGTAGATCATTGATACTTTCCAAGCTAGCTCAGAATAATTCCTTAGAATGTATGTTACATTGTTCTTTATGCCTTAatctttaaaacaaatttaaggttGTGATCAGTAACTTGTTCCTTAAGGTTAATTTCATGCATTTAGAATACCAGTTATGTGATTTAATAGTAATGCTGCTCTAAAGTTCTACAGTGCCAGAGTAAAAATCATATTTTGTGGTACAATTCAGGTGAAATGGTTGGCTAGGTTATACACACATTTTCAGATGCAATTGCTGCTAATGTTTAGGTAGCAGCACAACCCTGTTATgttatcccatctttcctcaaaGAACTCAtgcttttctcctgctgctttggaGCATCCCTGGTGTAATTTTTGCTGTGCTGGGGGTTGGGTAGGAAAAGAAGGGAAAGCCAGTTTGTACAAGCAAAAGTCTGTTGCACAAGTAGGACACCACAGTTAGACATCAGCCACTATTTTTGGTTCTGTGGTTATTTTTTGTTATTGTGTTGTTTGTTGACCTTAGAATTAATTGCCCCATAATTTGAAATGAAAATCTCAGTTAAAATTCTTACCTCTGACATGAATCTACATTTGCCAAGTGGCGAAATTTTATCGAAATCATTGTGGAAGCTGACAGTAGCAATGTATTGTTTCACGTGTAATGACTGTCACTGTGATAACTTCTGAGGGGATCATTTATCATGTATAATGTCTTTCTCACATTACATGGATGTTACATATTTCATTGACCTCCCCCTCCAGGATGAAGAACATAAAGAAAAATTTGCCTATATTGTGAAATCTTTGGAGAAATTTCAGTCCATAATGGAGAATCGGCCAGTTGTGTTGGGGAACCAGGATGGTGGAACACCACCCAATGCAGCACCTGCTCTTTATGTTCTCGTGAAACAGCCACAGATCACTGGAAAAGCTGACCAAGGAGACTTAATTTCAAATCAAGAGGACAATGGCCTTGCTAGCAGTATAGCAACACCTGTAAAATCGAAAGTGAAGACCTGCCTTCCAGCAGATTGCACCTCAGGAAGCATTACTGTTACCTTGGACAACAACAATATGTGGAATGAGTTCTACTATCGCGGCACAGAAATGATTCTGACTAAGCAGGGAAGGCGGATGTTTCCATACTGTCGATACTGGATAACAGGCTTAGACTCCAAGCTGAAGTATATCTTGGTTGTGGATATTTCTCCTGTTGACAACTTACGCTATAAATGGAATGGCCATAGTTGGGAGCCCAGTGGGAAAGCAGAACCCCATGTGCTGGGAAGAGTATTCATTCACCCTGAATCGCCTTCTACTGGCCGTTACTGGATGCACCAACCAGTCTCTTTCTACAAACTCAAACTTACTAACAATACCTTGGACCAGGAAGGGCATATCATTCTGCACTCTATGCACCGCTATCTACCTCGGCTACACTTGGTGCCTGCTGACAAAGCCACAGAAGTTATTCAGCTAAATGGTCCTGATGTCCATACCTTCATTTTCCCACAGACAGAGTTCTTTGCTGTGACTGCCTATCAAAACATACAAATTACACAACTGAAAATAGACTACAACCCATTTGCTAAAGGGTTCAGGGATGATGGCCTGAGCAGTAGATTTCAGCGTGATGTGAAGCAAAATGGTAGCTCAGACCAGGAAGGAGGTAGCGTTAATAGTTCTCCAAGCCATCACAGACATCTCACTGAAGGTGAAATTTTTGATACAGAGCAGAGGGATTTAGAGACATCACTTAGTGCAATGTGTAACACAGATTTGGATAGAGAATCTATCAGTCCATATCATGACTTTCTGGGTTTTATGGAGACAGATACGTGTGATAGTCCGATATTAAAACAAGAAGCACCTGAAAGGTAGGctcaaagtttctttttaaaatgtgatcaATATTTGGATAAATATTCTGCTCCTAACCATGCTGGATACAAATTATACTTTTGATAAAAAAATTTTTATAGATATCTGCCCATACAGTAGTTAGAAAAGGAAGGCAAATCAAGTTTTGCAGAATAAGCAGCATTCTGCAGCAGTAGGCAGTATTAAGCTACATATGAATCCATATGAATATTTTCCTGTACACTCATCAGTTAAACAATGTATTTATATTGACCTCATATTAAGGTTATTTTATGGAGAAATCCCTTCAAGTACTCAAAGCAgatctaatatatatatatattatatatgtctGTGGGAAGAACTGTGCATAAGCAAACACATTGAAGTTTTGTTGTAGATATTCCTGGATATTACTTGACTTAAACATCCTTCTTGCTTTTATTTTAGGAAGTATTGACCTGGCTGTGTCCAATGGGTTGCCCTCTGCCCCTGAGCTTGTTGAGTAAAGGTCTTTCTAAATGGGTAGAATATAAGGCTGGGATTATTTTTAGCCAATCAAAGGCTGCATTCCTTTGCTTACTTAGGAGTAAATCTTGGAACACAGTGGGCCTTAATTCTGAGAAAGCATGCTTACAGTTGTGCTGTAAAAGTTCAACTTGCCTTCATCATAACATGGTATCATGTATCAAACCGCAAAAGTGAAGCTTGCTGAATACCTGTATTTTGCCACTTTCCCAAGGCATTTACCATGCCTTCAAGTAGCCATCCAACAAAGCTATTTTGAGTTTAAAGAGCTGTTGAAATCTTGCCCACAGGTGATGTTATTGGAGCCTTTGTGAGGCACATCGATGGTGAAGTCACTTATATTTGTGCTGAATTTGATGCTGGCATTATTGCAAATCCAGTGAAAGTAGATTCTAGAGCATTAACTTGCATCATTAATCTAGTCAGGTTGTTGGGGATCAGTTTCAGCTAATGATACCTGGTTTTTTTACCCTTGCCTTTTAATAGCCAGAGGGGATTGACTGAGTGGATCAAGGAGGCGATAAATTCCTCTTTACAGGTAGAGGGGAGTGCCCACTGTTTTGAAAGGCAGTGGTGCAGGCACTCTTTAAGAAACTCCCTAGATCTAGCAGTTTGTGATAACTACTTCCTAGTCACACAAAAAAATCTATAATTTGGGGATAAGGTGATTTAGAAAGGTGATGACACCTATTTCAGTCTGGATGGAAGTCTAGTTTTGGCACCAAAATGGCCTTTGTTGCAAGACCGCTCAGTAGCTTTTGCTAGCACTAGCCATAGTATCTTGTTGGACCAGCTCTGTGGTTTGGAAGCTGGAGGCAGGGAAATTGCAGTCCCACCTGCAGAGCTGATTTCAGAAAGTAGCAGTTGGGAACCTCTACTTGGCGACATGACAGTTGTGCTGTGGAAGGTCACCAGGGGATTGGGAGCAAAGTGTCAACAAGATACCCAGCTCTTTTTCTCATCATCAGAATCAATTGAGGCTGTGTAATGTTGGAATGGTTCCTCACATTATTAATGAGTTGGATAAAGAGAGCTGAGCCTTGTGGGTGACATGGGGTTCAGGAATTGAATAGACAGCCTATTCTTGAGGAGATCAGACTCTCCTAGAAAGAACAGATGCATAGTCTACTCCAGGCGTATTCCTTAATCCAGCAATGTCACTGGAGGCTAAAGTGAGTTCAGTGGTGCTGAGTGCCTTTTCCCAGTTACTGGAGAAAAAGCCACAGTTACCCGTTCTCTAGTAACTTCCTGTTTTGATTATTTTAATATGCTTTATTACTGAAATAATGCAACACTGATtctaaaaggtctgccttgggtGCCTATAGTCAAGGTACTTTTGTTGACTGTGAAACCTTAAATAATTTGGGACCCAAATATATGGATGAATGCCTCATCCTATGTCAGCTTGTCACCATTTCCTTAGATCAAGGCAGGAAGCCCTTCTTGTTGTCCTGCTCTGGGAGAGTTAGATTATGTGGGGACACAGGATGAGTATGTGGACATTTTTGTCATGTTTGTGCCAGGTAAGGATCTTCTTGTCTGGGCTTTTGCTCAATATTCAGTATTAGTGTGGTATGTTAAGTAAAGATGCCTGTGTGTGTTTCCCCATGGGTTTTTCTCATTTTAAGGATGTGCTatttttcccctttctctttttaatttctaAATTGAATTGTTTTTAGTGTGTTGTATGTGCCTTGCTCTGGGAACATTTGATGAAGGGCATACTATAAAAGGACTCAGATTGATCAACATCTTCTGAGCCAAAGCAGTTGGAATACATGTGGGTGTGCAATCTCTTGCTAAACATTCAAGTAGCTCAGGCAGGTTTAGGTGGTGGGAGCCAAATTCTGCCTATTCCCTATATTCAGCAGCAGCATTGTagaaacatttcaaaacatttaaGCACCAAGGAGAAATAATTCAGGGCTGTAGAACTGTGAGTGGCCCCGGGTACCAAGTGTGATTGTTGCACTCAGTACATGGCAAGTGCGTAACAGATAACCTTGAGCTGTCTTATGGTATTGTTGATTTGCTGCTGCAAAGGACAAAAAGTAAAGTGGCTCTTACATGCATTTGAGCCAAGGAAGAAAACAGTATGGCCCATGAAAAGACTGTGTTGGGTTTGGGCTGACTCATTAAAACCTATATTGAATGAGCTGCTGAAGGAAACATGCTGTACCAATTAATTGCCTTTACTCTGAATTTCCCTCTTCGACTTTAAaattagcagtacagtggtacctcgcaagacgaaattaattctggggaaactcagccagatgggcggggtataaataataaattattattattattattattattattaattcgttccgcgagttttttcttcttgcgagttttttgtcttgcgaagcacggtttcccataggaatgcattgaaaatcaatcaatgcggtcctatggaaaccgccttcagaccaggtccagggacagtttgtcccccgacctcttctgaaggctgggggggggggggacaagggcttttcttcccaccgccagccttcagaaggctgttctgaaggctggcggtgggaagaaaagcccttctccccacctcccgccccgcaagctccggggacaggagggctttgctgccgaccgccagcattttaaaagcccccgggacagcggagacttctccgctgtcccggggcgattttaaaatgctggcgggcggcagcgaagcctccgctgtcccgggggcttttaaaatgctgggggtcggcagcgaaggtttcgctgccgcccgccagcattttaagatcgccccgggacagcggagaagtctccgctgtcccgggaaggcaggcgggggggagcaaagacttttgccccccgccggccttcagaagaggtccaggacctcttctgaaggccggcggtgggcaaaagtctttgctcccgaccgccagcattttaaaagaggtccccggagatttccctatgggctttcttcttgcgaagcaagcccatagggaaattcgtctggcgaagcacctcgaaaaacggaaaactctttcttcttgcaagttttccgtcttgcgaggcattcgtcttgcgaggtaccactgtagtgatagaACTCCTGCTGGTGCCATCAACACTGCAGGACTCTGATGTTTATTCTACAGCCAGTTACCTGGGGCCAGTACCACAGTCTTGTCTCTTCTTTGTCTCTAGTGCAGTCTATTTTTCTAGTTTCACTTCGATGAATACACCCCTAAGCTTCTCTTTCTTTGGCCATGGTCAGTGAAGAATGGTTTCTTTGGTCATGGTCAGTTGATAATGGTTAAGTTACAGAAAGACTTATTCCTttgggaatttgccccatgattCATAGTGTAAGCTCAGGCAAAGCATGGGTTGGGGCTAGGAGCAGAACACATAATATGAGgcaaaaaatttctttaaaaaatttcaAGGGCAGTGTATGGAAATAACACTTTGCCTCATTTGGAACGGATTGTTAAATTGAGAACAGCACAAAAGCAGATTTACTGTAGACTTTTCTTACTGCTTTCTCAccagtaataataaatattttgaataaaaaataataattaacctTTTCCCCCAACAGGATTGAAAGCGGAtaaattttaaaatggcaaatgctaaaaacatagaaaaagccCTTGTTAAAAACAAGCATtgaaataaaactattattattattaaaataaataaatgaaacaagccTATGCATTTGGTAAAAGCTACAAAAGAGTTTTCTAAAGCTTATGTTTTAAGCAATATGCTGTTGCACTGAATTCAAAGTAATTGCACCATCCCAGTTGTGAATACAGAGGCAGAAAGCAGGATGTTAGTGACTATTTGGAAATGATATTCTGTTAAAACATATTTGCATGCCACCTATTCAGTAAGTTGGTATTAAAAAATTACTTGCATAATACGATTAAAAGAAGCTTAAAACTAGTCTTTACAAAAGTGAATGTGGGTTGAGAAGAGAAAGCGCATGGGGAACAAAACTTAGGAAGGTCTGGATGAAAACACAGTTGAAAATTAACTGTGCCATGCTGTTGAGTGCTCTGTAGCAAAGACCCAATATGTACAGTGTATtgttataacaataacaattaattaCTGGAAAATTAGTGCATGAAGAAAGATACGAGGCCCACTATCCTCAGGACATGAACCCCTAGATCATCTAACTAGGTTTAGTTGACCTGAGGGGAGTGAAAGCCTTTGTAATTGAATGCGTACATACAGTTGTAAAAGTTACTCTTAGTTATTTGTTAACACAGTTAAC
The nucleotide sequence above comes from Podarcis raffonei isolate rPodRaf1 chromosome 1, rPodRaf1.pri, whole genome shotgun sequence. Encoded proteins:
- the LOC128411186 gene encoding MAX gene-associated protein-like isoform X3 encodes the protein MSFSHYMDVTYFIDLPLQDEEHKEKFAYIVKSLEKFQSIMENRPVVLGNQDGGTPPNAAPALYVLVKQPQITGKADQGDLISNQEDNGLASSIATPVKSKVKTCLPADCTSGSITVTLDNNNMWNEFYYRGTEMILTKQGRRMFPYCRYWITGLDSKLKYILVVDISPVDNLRYKWNGHSWEPSGKAEPHVLGRVFIHPESPSTGRYWMHQPVSFYKLKLTNNTLDQEGHIILHSMHRYLPRLHLVPADKATEVIQLNGPDVHTFIFPQTEFFAVTAYQNIQITQLKIDYNPFAKGFRDDGLSSRFQRDVKQNGSSDQEGGSVNSSPSHHRHLTEGEIFDTEQRDLETSLSAMCNTDLDRESISPYHDFLGFMETDTCDSPILKQEAPERSRQEALLVVLLWES